From a single bacterium genomic region:
- a CDS encoding lysylphosphatidylglycerol synthase transmembrane domain-containing protein has protein sequence MKRKAIIGTIISIVFIYLALRKVDYSELWAVVSGCKWEWLIPNIILVVGVMWVRAWRWQLILKPVGDVSFSRVYSSTMIGFMVNNVLPARLGEIARAVSLGIKANLSRSATLATIIVERIYDSFTLLLFLWLVFAFSRISELTEVGRVRYVGWIFLAINVALLAILIILQVKNEAAVRWIRKVSRRFSPRIQNLAGEITEKFARGLRMHHNVPTTIGVAASSLVIWFILGISNYFVLLALGFDHLPVEASFVVLVVVSLMISVPSSPGYVGVFHWGVQVSLRIYGLNDGQALAVAIVLHAAQYIPITLLGLYHLRSEHLTLSRVGGGEEPAPPAQSTHP, from the coding sequence ATGAAACGCAAAGCCATCATCGGCACGATCATCAGCATCGTCTTTATCTACCTGGCGCTGCGCAAGGTCGACTATTCCGAACTCTGGGCGGTGGTGAGCGGCTGCAAGTGGGAGTGGCTCATCCCCAACATCATCCTCGTCGTCGGCGTGATGTGGGTGCGCGCCTGGCGCTGGCAGTTGATCCTCAAGCCGGTCGGCGATGTCTCGTTCTCGCGGGTGTATTCCTCCACCATGATCGGTTTCATGGTCAACAACGTGCTCCCCGCGCGGCTGGGGGAGATCGCCCGCGCGGTTTCGCTGGGGATCAAGGCCAATCTGTCGCGCTCGGCCACGCTGGCGACCATCATCGTCGAGCGCATCTACGATTCCTTCACGCTGCTATTGTTCCTCTGGCTGGTCTTTGCCTTCTCCCGTATCAGCGAACTGACCGAGGTGGGACGGGTCCGCTATGTGGGCTGGATCTTTTTGGCCATCAACGTCGCGTTGCTGGCCATCCTGATCATCCTGCAGGTCAAAAACGAGGCGGCGGTCCGCTGGATTCGCAAGGTCAGCCGTCGGTTCTCGCCGCGGATACAAAACCTCGCCGGCGAGATCACCGAGAAGTTCGCCCGCGGCCTGCGCATGCACCACAATGTTCCCACGACGATCGGTGTGGCCGCTTCCTCGCTGGTCATCTGGTTTATTCTGGGCATCTCGAATTACTTCGTCCTGCTGGCTCTCGGGTTCGACCATCTGCCGGTGGAGGCATCGTTTGTGGTGCTGGTGGTGGTCTCGCTGATGATCTCCGTGCCCTCCAGCCCCGGATACGTCGGGGTCTTCCATTGGGGGGTGCAGGTCTCGCTGCGGATCTATGGACTCAACGACGGCCAGGCGTTGGCGGTGGCGATTGTTCTCCATGCCGCCCAGTACATCCCGATCACGCTTCTGGGTCTCTACCATCTGCGCAGTGAGCATCTGACGTTGTCGCGTGTCGGCGGGGGCGAGGAACCCGCGCCGCCGGCCCAATCCACCCATCCCTGA